One window of the Cryptomeria japonica chromosome 7, Sugi_1.0, whole genome shotgun sequence genome contains the following:
- the LOC131034000 gene encoding protein ASPARTIC PROTEASE IN GUARD CELL 2-like, giving the protein MGLCRLLVPLSVWVIITLYTFLFFGYAAWAEKRGGFHYHALNITAQLREVSSPTLELYKTYQQEKYMGKNPWTLQVFHRDSLVGGNVSYEQRFKERLRRESRRVKALNRRVERKLKGKEKERRIETKAKTEDFGGEVTSGMMEGSGEYFTRIGVGTPAREQYLVLDTGSDVVWVQCQPCNDCYDQTDPIFDPSTSASFTSVSCGSAVCNELEKFDCNSHGCAYQVAYGDGSYSVGSFGTETLTFGNTRVQNVALGCGHDNQGWFVGAAGLLGLGAGALSIPSQLGSLYGTKFSYCLVDRSSESSGVLDFGPGSVSPVGSVFVPLLRNPRLSTFYYVPLTAISVGGLLVSFPQKVFEFDETGRGGVIVDSGTAVTRLQRDAYEAVRDAFVVSTQHLLRAEGMSIFDTCYNFAGLQTVRVPTVSFHFLNGVVLTLPAENYLVPVDVMGTFCLAFAPTSDSLSIIGNIQQQGVRVSIDSVNSFVGFAINQC; this is encoded by the coding sequence ATGGGTCTTTGCAGATTGCTTGTTCCACTCTCGGTTTGGGTTATAATCACCCTCTATACTTTTCTCTTCTTTGGTTACGCTGCTTGGGCAGAGAAACGAGGTGGGTTTCATTATCATGCACTGAATATCACAGCTCAGCTTAGGGAAGTGAGCTCGCCCACACTAGAACTATATAAGACCTATCAACAAGAGAAATACATGGGAAAGAATCCTTGGACGCTGCAAGTTTTTCATAGAGATAGTCTAGTGGGGGGAAACGTGAGCTACGAGCAGAGGTTCAAAGAGAGGCTCAGAAGGGAATCCCGGCGGGTGAAGGCGCTCAATAGGCGTGTAGAGAGAAAGCTGAAGGGGAAGGAGAAAGAAAGAAGAATAGAGACCAAGGCCAAGACTGAGGATTTCGGAGGCGAGGTGACGTCCGGCATGATGGAAGGCAGCGGGGAGTACTTTACACGCATAGGCGTGGGGACTCCAGCGAGGGAGCAGTACCTGGTGTTGGACACGGGCAGCGACGTAGTATGGGTGCAGTGCCAGCCATGCAACGATTGCTATGACCAGACCGATCCGATCTTCGATCCGTCAACCTCGGCCTCCTTCACCTCAGTCTCATGCGGTTCAGCGGTGTGCAATGAGCTGGAGAAGTTCGACTGTAACAGCCACGGGTGTGCTTATCAGGTGGCTTATGGAGACGGGTCTTATTCCGTCGGGAGCTTCGGTACAGAGACGCTCACATTCGGGAACACGAGAGTTCAAAACGTGGCACTCGGGTGTGGGCATGATAACCAGGGTTGGTTCGTGGGTGCAGCCGGATTGCTTGGTCTCGGGGCCGGCGCCTTGTCAATCCCTTCACAGCTTGGGTCATTATATGGTACCAAGTTTTCCTACTGCCTCGTCGACCGATCATCCGAATCCTCGGGCGTGCTCGACTTCGGTCCTGGCTCGGTTTCGCCTGTTGGGTCCGTCTTCGTTCCGCTTCTCCGAAACCCGCGATTGAGTACGTTCTATTATGTTCCACTGACGGCCATTAGCGTTGGTGGGTTGCTGGTTTCTTTTCCGCAGAAGGTCTTTGAGTTCGACGAGACGGGTCGGGGAGGCGTGATAGTGGACTCGGGCACGGCCGTCACGCGGCTGCAGAGGGATGCTTACGAAGCCGTGCGTGACGCCTTCGTGGTGAGCACCCAACATCTTCTCCGGGCCGAAGGAATGTCAATATTTGACACATGCTATAACTTCGCTGGCCTACAAACGGTCCGTGTTCCTACTGTGAGTTTTCATTTTCTCAACGGGGTTGTTTTGACTCTGCCGGCTGAAAATTATCTCGTTCCTGTGGATGTCATGGGGACTTTTTGCCTGGCTTTTGCACCCACATCGGATAGTCTGTCAATCATAGGCAATATTCAGCAGCAAGGCGTCCGGGTGTCTATTGATTCTGTCAACTCTTTCGTTGGCTTTGCTATTAACCAATGCTGA